In the Bacillota bacterium genome, TTTTAAGCCTGTATATGTATTGTGGGAATTCAGAATGTGAGAATTGCGGCAAGCTTATTACAACCGTTAAGCATAAGGCTAATTGAATTGAAAGGAGGATAAAGCAGATATGAGCGAATCCAATAAAAAAGTATGTTCTGCCTGTGGAAGGGATTTGTGGCGAAGAAGCGCAAAGTTAGAAAGTCCGATAGATGCAGCAGAGGTATATATTTTAGAGAAACTTTACTGTAATAATCCCAAATGTGTTATGTTTCGTAAGACAATAAATATGAAATCACTTTGGGTTGATAAGGAGGATTGAACAAATGGCATACAGGGTAAAAATTTTTCCAGATACAGAAGGGAACTATAGAACTGGATGGAGTAGTACAGAACTTGAGGCCGAAATCAATACTTTTCTTAAAACAATACCCGATGGAAGCCTTGTATCTAT is a window encoding:
- a CDS encoding sporulation protein Cse60, whose product is MAYRVKIFPDTEGNYRTGWSSTELEAEINTFLKTIPDGSLVSISYNSAFAINAFSNSSKLFQSAIVVYKI